The proteins below are encoded in one region of Proteobacteria bacterium CG1_02_64_396:
- a CDS encoding DNA polymerase III, subunit gamma and tau, with amino-acid sequence MSSNYQVLARKWRPAHFDELVGQEPVVQTLRHAVEQNRIHHAYLFSGVRGVGKTTVARIFARALLCQEGPTTEPCGVCPNCKGVLVGNHLDVLEVDGASQTKVEDMRELLASVHYPPSMGRYKIYIVDEVHMLSNHSFNALLKTLEEPPAHTKFIFATTDPQKIPVTIVSRCQRFELRRIKPEQMQRHLTAILEKEGIEADEGTLVPIVRASEGSLRDALSMLDQAIAFGDGTRVDPESVNDMLGRVGFEAVIELVAHLLKGDIGGSITQFREAYHQGREPLAILDETLEIIHACSLLQASPDLGLELDPSLPDRLAPLLDQASLYDWQMLYQVGTEGRGLLQRSGHPPQSFEMLLMRLSMLPRMSRIETLLKGGEPPTSGGSAGPAVGGAPASGHPTGDRTSSAAAPRETTFKEAAPFGVAPTGGEPIRHDQSVPDAAAPSQPSAPPPAVEPKPRGETAAMPTATVQTPEVQAPTATVATRDPFPVSADTPLVWPTLHRWLNRYRPDIGGLLNTAHAIVGGHAIELLFEPGAFQPARIRRIDAVLQSLLAEQVPGPTWQVTMKARSSQEQSSVREERNARLQAHQTATEAVFASDDRVQQAIEILGGELISIIPIPLQDGEGGSLTAAMNTSTRIH; translated from the coding sequence ATGTCTTCCAACTACCAGGTGCTCGCCCGCAAATGGCGCCCCGCCCACTTCGACGAACTGGTCGGCCAAGAACCGGTGGTCCAGACCCTGCGCCATGCTGTCGAGCAGAATCGCATCCACCACGCCTATCTGTTTTCGGGGGTGCGAGGGGTCGGCAAGACGACGGTGGCCCGCATCTTCGCTCGCGCCTTGCTTTGCCAAGAGGGGCCAACCACCGAGCCCTGCGGCGTCTGCCCCAACTGCAAGGGGGTGCTGGTCGGCAATCACCTCGACGTGTTGGAGGTCGACGGCGCCAGTCAAACCAAGGTCGAGGACATGCGCGAGCTGCTCGCATCGGTCCATTATCCCCCTTCGATGGGGCGCTACAAGATCTACATCGTGGACGAGGTCCACATGCTCTCGAACCACTCCTTCAACGCCCTGTTGAAAACACTGGAGGAGCCCCCTGCCCATACCAAATTCATCTTCGCCACCACCGATCCCCAGAAGATCCCGGTCACCATCGTCAGCCGTTGCCAGCGCTTCGAGCTGCGCCGAATCAAACCGGAGCAGATGCAGCGGCACCTGACCGCCATTCTTGAAAAAGAGGGGATCGAAGCTGACGAGGGGACGCTGGTTCCCATCGTGCGCGCCTCGGAGGGGAGCCTGCGCGACGCCCTGAGCATGCTCGATCAGGCCATCGCCTTCGGCGACGGTACACGGGTCGATCCCGAGTCGGTCAACGACATGCTCGGACGGGTCGGCTTCGAGGCGGTGATCGAGCTGGTCGCCCATCTATTGAAAGGGGATATCGGCGGGTCGATCACTCAATTCCGGGAGGCCTACCACCAGGGGCGCGAGCCGCTGGCGATCCTCGACGAGACGTTGGAGATCATCCACGCCTGCTCGCTGCTGCAAGCCAGCCCCGATCTGGGTCTGGAACTCGACCCCAGCCTGCCTGACCGACTGGCGCCGCTGCTCGACCAAGCCTCCCTGTACGACTGGCAAATGCTCTATCAGGTCGGCACCGAGGGACGGGGGCTGCTACAGCGCTCCGGCCATCCCCCCCAATCGTTCGAAATGCTGCTGATGCGCCTGAGTATGCTGCCGCGTATGAGCCGGATCGAAACGCTGCTCAAAGGGGGGGAGCCCCCCACAAGCGGGGGGAGTGCTGGCCCGGCGGTGGGGGGCGCGCCTGCAAGCGGCCATCCCACGGGCGACAGGACTTCAAGCGCCGCCGCCCCGCGAGAGACAACCTTCAAAGAGGCGGCCCCATTCGGCGTGGCCCCTACCGGCGGCGAGCCGATCCGGCACGATCAGTCGGTCCCCGACGCAGCAGCGCCCTCCCAGCCCTCAGCCCCCCCCCCAGCGGTCGAGCCAAAACCCCGTGGAGAAACGGCGGCGATGCCGACAGCCACGGTACAGACACCCGAGGTTCAGGCGCCTACCGCGACGGTGGCGACCCGCGATCCTTTTCCGGTTTCGGCTGACACCCCCTTGGTCTGGCCCACCCTGCACCGCTGGCTGAACCGCTACCGCCCCGACATCGGCGGGCTTTTGAATACCGCCCACGCCATCGTCGGTGGTCACGCCATCGAGCTGTTGTTCGAGCCCGGCGCTTTTCAACCGGCCCGCATTCGCCGCATCGACGCCGTGCTGCAAAGCCTGCTCGCCGAGCAGGTCCCCGGTCCCACCTGGCAGGTAACCATGAAGGCACGGTCCAGCCAGGAACAATCGAGCGTACGCGAGGAGCGCAACGCCCGTTTGCAGGCCCACCAGACGGCGACCGAGGCGGTTTTCGCCAGCGACGACCGCGTGCAGCAGGCAATTGAAATCCTGGGCGGCGAGCTGATTTCGATCATTCCAATCCCTCTGCAAGACGGGGAGGGGGGGTCCTTGACAGCGGCGATGAACACATCAACCCGAATACATTAA
- a CDS encoding pyruvate ferredoxin oxidoreductase, which translates to MAVQPANRPENEFPYPGIPGTGDGSDAIAYVETRATDGAAAYPITSSTIMGQNYQIGVANGFKNVYGKTITWMELESEHSSATSCEGFALAGGRVCNFTSGQGLILMKEVLYTTAGKRLPVVLHVAARALTHQALNVHAGHDDVMGVADTNWGILMARSVQECADFAMVARRIAEDSRTPFMNVQDGFLTSHTIENLLYPENELIAEYLGDPREKIRNQFDPNAPVQSGVVQNQDAYMQGKIAQRAFYNELPGIVDHAFDEFYRLTGRRYGKVEAHNLEDAEYAIVAMGTTAETAVATADYLRSQGKKVGVLSVFIYRPFPAKEVVEALKNVKAFSVLERVDCPTMVENHLTTDILASFAKAMGGAEGFPTIDRIPACYAGAAGLGSRDVTPGHLVAVVKNMEENGKRFFTVGIDHDSALKAEEEPDVRPSGSFSIRGHSVGGYGSVTTNKVIATMMGEIFGFRVQAAPKYGSEKKGLPTNTYLSVVPEGKIMTHCELQQVDFVPLMDPTTWFMGNPLVGLQEGGIVFQHTDATNAQDLWDSLPSYAKYFMHEHNVRFWGVDTIDIARESCLSDPSLIQRFQGVVLLGVFLRVTPFKDRSGISDEELFAKVEKPIRKYFGKRGEKVVADNMQAIQRGYERVFEVTRDIMNATPADVLAEGKADWDAKGKDVNAFFI; encoded by the coding sequence ATGGCCGTACAGCCCGCCAACCGTCCTGAAAACGAATTCCCATACCCAGGGATACCCGGAACCGGGGACGGGTCCGACGCCATCGCCTACGTTGAAACGCGTGCGACCGACGGCGCCGCCGCCTACCCGATCACCTCGTCGACCATCATGGGTCAGAACTACCAGATCGGGGTCGCCAACGGTTTCAAGAACGTCTACGGCAAAACCATCACCTGGATGGAGCTTGAGTCTGAACACTCCTCGGCGACCTCGTGCGAAGGGTTCGCCCTGGCCGGTGGCCGGGTGTGCAACTTCACCTCGGGTCAGGGCCTGATCCTGATGAAAGAGGTGCTCTACACCACGGCCGGCAAGCGTTTGCCGGTGGTGCTGCATGTGGCCGCCCGCGCCTTGACTCATCAGGCGCTGAACGTCCACGCCGGTCATGACGACGTCATGGGTGTGGCCGACACCAACTGGGGCATTTTGATGGCCCGCTCGGTACAAGAATGCGCCGACTTCGCCATGGTCGCCCGCCGCATCGCCGAGGACAGCCGCACCCCGTTCATGAACGTGCAAGACGGGTTCTTGACCTCGCACACCATCGAAAACCTGCTCTACCCCGAAAACGAACTGATCGCCGAATACCTGGGCGATCCCCGCGAGAAAATCCGCAACCAGTTCGATCCCAACGCCCCGGTGCAGTCGGGCGTGGTGCAAAACCAAGATGCCTATATGCAGGGCAAGATCGCCCAACGCGCCTTCTACAATGAGCTTCCCGGCATCGTCGACCACGCCTTCGACGAGTTCTACCGCCTGACCGGTCGCCGCTACGGCAAGGTTGAGGCCCATAACCTCGAAGATGCCGAATACGCCATCGTCGCCATGGGCACCACCGCCGAAACCGCCGTCGCCACCGCCGACTACTTGCGCAGCCAAGGCAAGAAGGTCGGTGTGCTCAGCGTCTTCATTTATCGCCCCTTCCCCGCCAAAGAGGTGGTTGAGGCGCTCAAAAACGTCAAGGCCTTCTCGGTGTTGGAGCGGGTCGACTGCCCCACCATGGTCGAGAACCACCTGACCACCGACATCCTGGCCTCGTTTGCCAAGGCGATGGGCGGAGCTGAAGGCTTCCCCACCATCGATCGCATCCCCGCCTGCTACGCTGGCGCCGCCGGTTTGGGCTCTCGCGACGTGACCCCCGGACACCTGGTGGCGGTGGTCAAGAACATGGAAGAGAACGGCAAGCGCTTCTTTACCGTCGGCATCGACCATGACAGCGCTTTGAAAGCCGAGGAGGAGCCCGATGTGCGCCCCTCCGGCTCATTCTCGATTCGCGGCCACTCGGTGGGCGGCTATGGCTCGGTGACCACCAACAAGGTCATCGCCACCATGATGGGCGAGATCTTCGGCTTCCGGGTTCAGGCGGCCCCGAAGTACGGCTCCGAGAAGAAGGGGCTGCCGACCAACACCTACCTGTCGGTGGTGCCCGAAGGCAAGATCATGACCCACTGCGAATTGCAGCAGGTCGACTTCGTCCCCCTGATGGATCCCACCACCTGGTTCATGGGTAACCCTCTGGTTGGCCTGCAAGAGGGCGGCATCGTCTTCCAGCACACCGACGCCACCAACGCCCAAGATCTATGGGACTCCCTGCCCTCGTATGCCAAGTACTTCATGCACGAGCACAACGTCCGCTTCTGGGGTGTCGACACCATCGACATCGCTCGCGAGTCGTGCCTGTCCGATCCCTCGTTGATTCAGCGTTTCCAGGGTGTGGTGCTGCTGGGTGTGTTCCTGCGGGTCACCCCCTTCAAAGACCGCTCTGGGATCTCCGACGAGGAGCTCTTCGCCAAGGTCGAAAAGCCGATCCGCAAGTACTTCGGCAAGCGTGGCGAGAAGGTGGTTGCCGACAACATGCAGGCGATCCAACGCGGTTACGAGCGCGTCTTCGAGGTCACCCGCGACATCATGAACGCCACCCCCGCCGATGTGTTGGCCGAGGGTAAGGCCGATTGGGATGCCAAGGGTAAGGACGTCAACGCGTTCTTCATCTGA
- a CDS encoding thiamine pyrophosphate-binding protein produces MDKSHALIREAAVPQWYDIKRAREVINAYNSGGGSGQPADEFVACSIVPAGTGSFRDFSYIAPDLPELIAENCVGCMECVQNCPDTAILGKALTEETLEAELAKIEDEATRALVREQFAKTTKYFNAYEKQGKPGAMFGIFIDPTKCKGCGECVEVCGDHGALKMIKKTPDNLPDYFNIWDFFKTSPKTPVEYVNPRLKVDIMLKEPSLQYVGGAGSCMGCGEASVIRQVMAMTHEIVGDQYGITAATGCNTVYGSTYPFNPFMVPWTNSLFENAPADAMGVRAFWDQQGHSDRALWVFGGDGAMLDIGFQSLSRLLASGMNVKVLCLDTQAYSNTGGQTSTATYMGQEAKMSVHGKVWEGKLERRKELGQIAMMHPNTFVAQTVGPMLGHFYKAIEGALRFKGPAVINVFTTCQPEHGVADDMAAHQARLAVESRAFPVFIYDPSAGRTMKQKLSLQGNPSVDRDWHVRKDGTKVDFIEFARSEGRFRKHFGKEGQPTELLLASKQERLENWWQLQDLAGVVNKDQDGAA; encoded by the coding sequence ATGGACAAGAGCCATGCCCTGATCCGCGAGGCCGCGGTTCCCCAGTGGTACGATATCAAGCGTGCTCGCGAGGTGATCAACGCCTACAACTCCGGTGGCGGCTCCGGCCAGCCCGCCGATGAGTTTGTCGCCTGCTCCATCGTCCCCGCCGGGACCGGCTCCTTCCGCGATTTTTCGTACATCGCCCCCGATTTGCCCGAGCTCATCGCCGAGAATTGCGTCGGCTGTATGGAGTGTGTGCAGAACTGCCCCGACACCGCGATTCTGGGCAAAGCGCTGACCGAGGAGACCCTGGAAGCCGAACTGGCCAAGATCGAGGACGAGGCGACCCGCGCCCTGGTCCGCGAGCAGTTTGCCAAGACCACCAAGTACTTCAACGCTTACGAAAAACAGGGCAAACCAGGCGCGATGTTCGGCATCTTCATCGATCCGACCAAGTGCAAGGGCTGCGGCGAGTGTGTCGAGGTCTGCGGCGACCACGGCGCCCTGAAGATGATTAAGAAGACTCCGGACAATCTGCCCGACTACTTCAACATCTGGGATTTCTTCAAAACCTCCCCCAAGACCCCGGTGGAGTACGTCAATCCCCGCCTCAAGGTCGACATCATGCTCAAGGAGCCCAGCCTGCAATACGTGGGCGGCGCAGGTTCCTGCATGGGTTGCGGCGAGGCCTCGGTCATCCGTCAGGTGATGGCGATGACCCACGAGATCGTGGGCGACCAGTACGGCATCACCGCCGCCACCGGTTGCAACACCGTCTACGGCTCGACCTACCCCTTCAACCCCTTCATGGTCCCCTGGACCAACTCCCTGTTCGAGAACGCCCCGGCCGACGCCATGGGGGTTCGCGCCTTCTGGGATCAACAAGGCCATTCCGACCGCGCCCTTTGGGTCTTCGGCGGCGACGGCGCCATGCTCGACATCGGCTTTCAGTCGCTGTCGCGTCTGCTCGCCTCGGGCATGAACGTCAAGGTGCTCTGCCTCGACACCCAGGCCTATTCGAACACCGGCGGCCAAACCTCCACCGCGACCTACATGGGCCAAGAGGCCAAGATGTCGGTTCACGGCAAGGTTTGGGAGGGCAAACTGGAGCGTCGTAAAGAGCTGGGACAGATTGCCATGATGCACCCCAACACCTTTGTAGCGCAGACGGTTGGCCCGATGTTGGGTCACTTCTACAAGGCCATCGAGGGAGCGCTGCGCTTCAAGGGACCCGCCGTCATCAACGTCTTCACCACCTGCCAACCCGAACACGGCGTCGCCGACGACATGGCAGCCCATCAGGCCCGTCTGGCGGTCGAATCGCGCGCCTTCCCGGTCTTCATCTACGACCCCAGCGCGGGCCGGACCATGAAGCAGAAGCTGAGCCTGCAGGGCAACCCCTCGGTGGATCGCGACTGGCACGTCCGCAAGGACGGCACCAAGGTCGACTTCATCGAGTTTGCCCGGTCCGAGGGGCGCTTCCGCAAGCACTTCGGCAAAGAGGGTCAGCCCACTGAGCTGCTGCTCGCTTCTAAGCAGGAGCGGCTTGAGAACTGGTGGCAGTTGCAGGATCTGGCCGGCGTGGTGAACAAGGATCAAGACGGAGCCGCCTAA
- a CDS encoding recombination protein RecR, translating to MSTAPLSAAPAALRQLIDELAQLPGLGRRSATRIALSLVQDNQQALQRLIDRLAEAQKIAPCPLCGNPTAVLDSLCGLCSSSRRDRTALCVVEEVSDLWTIERSGAWHGLYFILGGRYSPLEGTGLAELPLDRLANRIEQHEVGEVLLALSPTVEGEATAGVLLDRLKGMNIRITRPARGLPSGRSMEAIDGKTMELALGARQRVG from the coding sequence GTGAGCACCGCGCCCCTCTCAGCCGCACCAGCCGCACTGCGCCAATTGATCGACGAGCTGGCGCAATTGCCAGGGCTGGGCCGCCGCTCGGCAACCCGCATCGCCCTTTCCCTGGTCCAGGACAACCAGCAAGCACTGCAACGACTGATCGACCGTTTGGCCGAGGCGCAGAAGATCGCTCCGTGCCCTCTGTGCGGGAACCCGACCGCCGTGCTCGACTCGTTGTGTGGGCTTTGTTCAAGCTCCCGTCGGGATCGCACGGCGCTGTGTGTGGTGGAAGAGGTGTCCGATCTTTGGACAATCGAGCGCAGCGGCGCTTGGCATGGGTTATACTTCATCCTCGGCGGTCGCTATTCTCCCCTAGAGGGGACCGGACTTGCCGAATTGCCGCTGGATCGGCTGGCAAACCGCATCGAGCAGCACGAGGTCGGCGAGGTCTTGTTGGCGCTCAGCCCCACGGTTGAAGGCGAGGCCACCGCCGGTGTTTTGCTCGACCGTTTGAAGGGCATGAACATTCGCATCACCCGTCCCGCCCGGGGGCTCCCCTCCGGTCGCAGCATGGAGGCCATCGACGGAAAAACCATGGAGCTGGCCCTCGGCGCCCGTCAACGCGTCGGATAA
- a CDS encoding nucleoid-associated protein, YbaB/EbfC family: MQKKMTDLQDELGQREVEGQAGGGQVSVRINGKREVLKVSIDPALVQDGDVAFLEDMVAAALNDGLTKVDEINKEAMSGLAGGLNIPGMNMPGFPF, encoded by the coding sequence ATGCAGAAGAAAATGACCGATCTCCAGGACGAACTGGGGCAACGCGAGGTTGAAGGTCAAGCGGGTGGTGGGCAGGTTTCGGTGCGGATCAACGGCAAACGCGAAGTGCTCAAAGTCAGCATCGACCCCGCTTTGGTTCAAGATGGGGATGTCGCCTTCCTTGAAGACATGGTCGCCGCAGCCCTCAACGATGGACTGACCAAGGTCGACGAAATCAACAAAGAGGCGATGTCGGGACTTGCCGGGGGGCTGAATATTCCCGGCATGAACATGCCCGGTTTTCCCTTTTAA